In one Komagataeibacter sp. FNDCR2 genomic region, the following are encoded:
- a CDS encoding dihydroxyacetone kinase family protein codes for MTRICGDASEFALSALHGYSLANRHLVRMVRGGVVRATPGRAGKVAVVVGGGSGHYPAFNGYVGAGFADAAVAGDIFASPSTQAIHAVARRAERGGGVILGFGNYAGDVLNFGIAADRLREAGIDTRLLATTDDVASADAADAARRRGVAGDLAVFKIVGAAAEAGLGLDEVEAIGQRANRQTRTFGVAFEGCTLPGERARLFHVPENRMALGLGVHGEPGVDEQDIPTPAQLAHILFDRIVAELPDGASRRVAIILNGLGSTTPEELFVLWEALSPLLAQAGLTVIAPLVGEYVTSLDMAGCSLTMTWLDAELEHYWRAPVETAALRHAGVEGEPDMADAVMEAEPAPIHAPAITAEGRRGGLCVADVMTQLAQALAAAETELGHIDAIAGDGDHGQGMARGAGAARHAARAAAMAHAGAATVLAAAADAWADRAGGTSGALWGEGLRAFAMALDDGGMPDATQLAGGARRAMERVMQLGRARPGDKTLLDALVPFVETLERECAMGHAVSDAWGIAASAAQQAADATRDLMPRIGRARTHGARSLGHPDAGALSLALCLRVVGEHLGDVRQPSTDMACMAGETRDPLQPRA; via the coding sequence ATGACCAGAATTTGCGGTGATGCTTCCGAATTCGCCCTCTCGGCGCTGCATGGCTACAGCCTGGCCAACCGCCATCTGGTGCGCATGGTACGCGGTGGGGTCGTGCGGGCCACGCCGGGCCGGGCGGGCAAGGTGGCGGTGGTGGTGGGGGGTGGTTCAGGCCACTATCCCGCCTTTAACGGCTATGTCGGCGCCGGATTTGCCGATGCCGCGGTGGCGGGGGACATCTTCGCCTCCCCCTCCACGCAGGCGATCCACGCCGTGGCGCGCAGGGCGGAACGTGGGGGCGGGGTCATACTCGGGTTCGGGAATTACGCGGGCGATGTGCTGAACTTCGGCATTGCCGCCGACCGGCTGCGGGAAGCGGGCATTGACACCCGCCTGCTCGCCACCACCGATGACGTGGCCAGCGCCGATGCGGCCGATGCGGCGCGCAGGCGCGGTGTCGCGGGGGATCTCGCGGTTTTCAAGATCGTGGGGGCGGCGGCGGAGGCGGGGCTGGGCCTTGATGAAGTCGAGGCCATTGGCCAGCGCGCCAACCGCCAGACCCGGACCTTCGGCGTGGCGTTCGAGGGCTGCACCCTGCCCGGTGAGCGGGCGCGCCTGTTCCACGTGCCCGAAAACCGTATGGCGCTCGGTCTGGGCGTGCATGGTGAACCCGGCGTGGATGAGCAGGATATTCCCACCCCCGCCCAACTGGCGCACATCCTGTTCGACCGTATCGTGGCCGAACTGCCCGATGGTGCCTCCCGCCGTGTCGCCATCATCCTCAACGGGCTGGGCAGCACCACGCCCGAAGAGCTTTTCGTGCTGTGGGAGGCGCTTTCCCCCCTGCTGGCGCAGGCTGGCCTGACCGTGATCGCGCCATTGGTGGGCGAATACGTGACCAGCCTCGATATGGCGGGCTGTTCGCTGACCATGACGTGGCTGGACGCGGAACTGGAACATTACTGGCGCGCGCCGGTCGAGACCGCCGCCCTGCGCCATGCGGGCGTGGAGGGCGAGCCGGACATGGCGGATGCGGTGATGGAAGCCGAACCGGCCCCGATCCATGCCCCCGCCATCACGGCGGAGGGACGACGCGGCGGGTTGTGCGTGGCCGATGTCATGACGCAACTGGCGCAGGCGCTGGCGGCGGCGGAAACGGAGCTGGGCCACATCGATGCCATAGCGGGCGATGGCGACCATGGGCAGGGCATGGCGCGGGGGGCGGGGGCTGCGCGCCATGCCGCCCGTGCCGCCGCCATGGCGCATGCGGGTGCCGCCACGGTGCTGGCCGCCGCCGCCGATGCGTGGGCCGACCGCGCGGGCGGCACATCCGGCGCGCTGTGGGGCGAAGGACTGCGCGCCTTCGCCATGGCGCTGGATGATGGGGGCATGCCCGATGCAACGCAACTGGCGGGTGGCGCGCGGCGGGCGATGGAGCGCGTGATGCAGCTTGGCAGGGCCCGGCCGGGCGACAAGACGCTGCTGGACGCGCTCGTGCCGTTTGTCGAGACACTGGAGCGGGAATGCGCCATGGGGCATGCCGTGTCCGATGCCTGGGGCATTGCCGCCAGTGCCGCGCAACAGGCGGCGGATGCCACGCGTGACCTCATGCCCCGGATCGGCCGCGCGCGCACCCATGGCGCGCGCAGCCTGGGCCATCCGGATGCGGGCGCCCTTTCACTGGCGCTCTGCCTGCGCGTGGTGGGGGAACATCTGGGTGATGTCAGGCAGCCTTCAACGGACATGGCCTGCATGGCCGGTGAAACGCGCGATCCCCTCCAGCCCCGGGCCTGA
- a CDS encoding alpha-ketoacid dehydrogenase subunit beta, with protein sequence MSKKSFRQAINEALRQEMRRDPTVVLMGEDVAGGRGGSAGITDAWGGVLGVTKGLLEEFGDTRVLDTPITEASYIGAAAGAAVTGLRPVAELMFVDFVGSCLDQIMNQAAKFRYMFGGKARTPLVIRAMYGAGFNAAAQHSQALYPLFTHIPGLKVVVPSSPYEAKGLLISAIRDDDPVIFLENKVMYDDEEEVPDEAYTIPLGEANLTREGNDVTIVAFGRMVGLANQAADRLDRKGISCTVIDPRTTSPLDRETILECVADTGRLVIVDESSPRCNMATDVAALVAEEAFDTLRAPIRRVVPPHTPVPFATVLETLYLPSVEKIEAAVTATMNHRVVEKV encoded by the coding sequence ATGAGCAAGAAAAGCTTTCGTCAGGCCATTAACGAGGCCCTGCGCCAGGAAATGCGCCGCGATCCCACCGTGGTCCTGATGGGTGAGGACGTGGCCGGTGGCCGTGGTGGATCGGCGGGCATAACGGATGCATGGGGCGGCGTTCTGGGCGTGACCAAGGGACTGCTGGAGGAATTTGGCGATACCCGCGTCCTCGACACCCCCATTACCGAAGCCTCCTATATCGGCGCTGCCGCCGGTGCGGCGGTGACGGGCCTGCGCCCGGTGGCGGAACTGATGTTTGTCGATTTTGTCGGCTCCTGCCTTGACCAGATCATGAACCAGGCCGCGAAGTTCCGGTACATGTTCGGCGGCAAGGCGCGCACGCCGCTGGTCATCCGCGCCATGTACGGCGCGGGATTCAACGCCGCCGCCCAGCATAGCCAGGCGCTGTATCCGCTGTTCACCCATATTCCGGGGCTGAAGGTTGTCGTGCCTTCCTCCCCCTATGAAGCCAAGGGCCTGCTGATTTCAGCCATCCGTGACGACGATCCCGTCATCTTCCTTGAAAACAAGGTGATGTATGATGACGAGGAGGAGGTGCCCGACGAGGCCTATACCATCCCGCTGGGGGAGGCGAACCTGACGCGCGAGGGCAACGATGTCACCATCGTCGCCTTCGGCCGCATGGTCGGGCTTGCCAACCAGGCGGCTGACCGGCTGGACAGGAAGGGGATAAGCTGTACGGTCATCGACCCGCGCACCACATCGCCGCTCGACCGGGAAACGATACTGGAATGCGTGGCGGATACCGGCAGGCTGGTCATTGTTGACGAATCAAGCCCGCGCTGCAACATGGCGACCGATGTCGCGGCCCTGGTGGCGGAAGAAGCGTTCGATACGCTGCGCGCGCCCATCCGCCGCGTGGTGCCCCCCCATACGCCGGTGCCGTTCGCCACGGTTCTGGAAACGCTTTACCTGCCCAGTGTGGAAAAGATCGAGGCGGCGGTCACCGCCACCATGAACCATCGTGTTGTGGAGAAAGTCTGA
- a CDS encoding thiamine pyrophosphate-dependent dehydrogenase E1 component subunit alpha, whose product MQIARETLLRSYRAMRTIRMFEERLHVEFATGEIPGFVHLYCGEEASAVGVCANLTDNDTIASTHRGHGHCIAKGVEVGGMMSEIYGRSTGVCRGKGGSMHIADLTCGMLGANGIVGGGPPLICGAALSHKTLRDGGVAVAFYGDGASNEGTTLESLNLAMVWQLPAVFVVEDNGYGEATSSSYACAGTQKARAAGFGMPYIECDGSDYFAVHQAAGEAIAHAREGKGPVMLHVHLTRWYGHFEGDAMTYRAADEVPKARSEHDCLKLFRDRVTQAGLLDASVLDEIDAAVADEIEAAVMKAKDDPLPQAPDLLADVYVRY is encoded by the coding sequence ATGCAAATAGCGCGTGAAACGCTGCTGCGCTCATACCGGGCCATGCGCACCATCCGCATGTTTGAAGAGCGTCTGCATGTTGAATTCGCAACCGGCGAAATTCCCGGTTTCGTCCACCTCTATTGCGGCGAGGAAGCCTCCGCCGTAGGGGTGTGCGCCAATCTTACGGATAATGACACCATCGCCAGCACCCATCGCGGCCATGGCCACTGCATTGCCAAGGGCGTGGAAGTTGGCGGCATGATGTCCGAAATTTACGGGCGCAGCACCGGCGTATGCCGGGGCAAGGGCGGCTCGATGCACATAGCCGACCTGACATGCGGCATGCTGGGGGCCAATGGCATCGTGGGCGGTGGCCCCCCGCTGATCTGTGGCGCGGCGCTGTCGCACAAGACCCTGCGTGACGGCGGGGTTGCCGTCGCCTTTTATGGTGATGGCGCCTCCAACGAAGGCACGACGCTCGAAAGCCTCAACCTCGCCATGGTCTGGCAGTTGCCCGCCGTTTTCGTGGTGGAGGACAATGGCTATGGCGAGGCCACCAGTTCCTCCTACGCCTGCGCGGGCACCCAGAAGGCGCGCGCCGCGGGTTTTGGCATGCCGTATATCGAATGCGACGGGTCGGACTATTTCGCCGTCCATCAGGCGGCGGGTGAGGCGATTGCCCATGCGCGCGAGGGCAAGGGCCCGGTCATGCTGCATGTCCACCTGACACGCTGGTACGGCCATTTTGAAGGGGACGCCATGACCTACCGCGCCGCGGATGAAGTGCCGAAGGCGCGGAGCGAGCATGACTGCCTCAAGCTGTTTCGGGACCGTGTGACGCAGGCGGGCCTGCTTGACGCCAGCGTGCTCGATGAAATCGACGCCGCCGTGGCGGACGAGATCGAGGCCGCCGTAATGAAAGCGAAGGATGATCCGCTACCGCAGGCGCCCGACCTTCTGGCCGATGTGTATGTCCGGTACTGA
- a CDS encoding substrate-binding domain-containing protein, producing MKIAFLLSALLACAPLAARAADTGAPLRFVLIPKTVHPWFDKVNTGAHAAADLLGRLTGRRIEIEYRAPQTADVSSQNDIIERAVATHPDGLILDLLDEKGNHATMQEAVDEKVPMTVFDSLPPEGMDVTAVGADFCEQGTIAAQRLAGLIGGKGEVAIMMGVPTAPNHSLRAQCERTAFARYPGITVVATGIDNDSIETAQKQAAAIMQAHPDLAGWVACDASGPVGIGQAIRESGRTGKVREVGLDNLNDMIQLIHDGVADSSASSRPEMQGYWAVVAAWQRALGQKTPKYIDTGIDVLTSKNI from the coding sequence ATGAAAATCGCTTTTCTGCTTTCCGCGCTGCTTGCATGCGCGCCATTGGCCGCCCGGGCGGCTGATACCGGCGCGCCCCTGCGCTTCGTGCTGATCCCCAAAACGGTTCATCCGTGGTTTGACAAGGTCAATACCGGCGCGCACGCGGCGGCCGACCTGCTGGGCAGGCTGACGGGCCGCAGGATCGAGATCGAATACCGCGCCCCGCAGACGGCGGATGTCTCATCGCAAAACGACATTATCGAACGCGCCGTTGCCACGCACCCCGACGGGCTCATTCTCGACCTGCTTGATGAAAAGGGCAATCACGCCACCATGCAGGAAGCGGTGGATGAAAAAGTCCCGATGACCGTGTTCGACTCCCTGCCGCCCGAAGGCATGGATGTGACAGCCGTGGGGGCGGATTTCTGTGAACAGGGCACCATCGCGGCCCAGCGCCTTGCCGGCCTGATCGGGGGGAAGGGGGAAGTCGCGATCATGATGGGCGTGCCGACAGCGCCCAACCACAGCCTGCGCGCCCAGTGCGAGCGCACGGCCTTCGCCCGGTATCCGGGCATTACGGTGGTGGCGACCGGCATTGACAACGACAGTATCGAAACCGCGCAGAAACAGGCCGCCGCCATCATGCAGGCGCATCCCGACTTGGCCGGCTGGGTGGCGTGCGATGCGTCCGGCCCGGTCGGGATCGGTCAGGCCATCCGTGAAAGCGGGCGCACGGGCAAGGTGCGCGAGGTCGGTCTCGATAACCTTAACGACATGATCCAGCTCATCCATGATGGCGTGGCGGATTCCTCGGCGTCCAGCCGCCCCGAAATGCAGGGCTACTGGGCCGTGGTCGCGGCATGGCAGCGCGCGCTGGGCCAGAAAACCCCCAAGTACATCGATACGGGCATAGATGTGCTGACCAGTAAAAACATCTGA
- a CDS encoding ABC transporter permease — protein MSLETTFPTAPPTPPRLPPLRRLAARCMSSPLGGVIAALVIIFGVSCLLSPHFLTSFNLMIMARALAFIGLVTIGQSVLMILGELDLSVGAIGGLAGITGGMLMVQAGLDPWLSLGLCLLLGTLCGMLNGVLITRLRLHSLVLTIGMAGVYGGANLVVTKGVAITGVPGDISFLGRGVVYGVPVPFVILLACLGVVGFVMARTPVGRYVYAIGSNPEAARMLGLRVDAIRVAAFATAGFLSALAGILMVARLGTAQPSIGDTWVLAPIAAAVIGGVATTGGLGSPVGAVLGAVIIGIIENIIVLFGISPYWQSIVSGGIVVLAISFDSLARRYIHRDA, from the coding sequence ATGTCGCTTGAAACCACATTTCCCACCGCCCCGCCCACGCCACCGCGCCTGCCGCCGCTGCGCAGGCTGGCCGCGCGCTGCATGAGCAGCCCGCTGGGGGGCGTAATCGCGGCGCTTGTCATCATATTCGGCGTGTCGTGCCTGCTGTCGCCGCATTTCCTGACCAGCTTCAACCTCATGATCATGGCGCGCGCGCTGGCCTTTATCGGGCTGGTCACGATCGGGCAGTCCGTCCTCATGATCCTGGGGGAACTGGACCTGTCGGTCGGCGCCATTGGCGGGCTGGCGGGTATTACGGGGGGCATGCTCATGGTGCAGGCGGGTCTTGACCCGTGGCTGTCGCTTGGGCTGTGCCTGTTGCTGGGCACGCTGTGCGGCATGCTCAACGGCGTGCTGATTACCCGGCTGCGGCTTCATTCGCTGGTGCTGACCATCGGCATGGCGGGCGTGTACGGCGGGGCCAACCTTGTCGTGACGAAAGGGGTCGCCATTACCGGCGTGCCCGGCGACATCTCGTTCCTTGGCCGGGGGGTGGTTTACGGGGTGCCGGTGCCCTTCGTCATCCTGCTCGCCTGCCTTGGCGTCGTGGGCTTCGTGATGGCGCGCACGCCGGTGGGACGGTATGTCTATGCGATCGGCAGCAACCCCGAAGCGGCGCGCATGCTGGGCCTGCGGGTTGACGCCATCCGGGTCGCGGCCTTCGCCACGGCGGGGTTCCTGTCCGCCCTTGCGGGTATCCTCATGGTGGCGCGTCTGGGCACGGCGCAGCCTTCCATCGGGGATACGTGGGTGCTGGCCCCGATCGCCGCCGCCGTCATCGGTGGGGTCGCGACAACGGGGGGGCTGGGCAGTCCGGTCGGCGCGGTGCTGGGTGCGGTGATCATCGGCATTATCGAAAACATCATCGTGCTGTTCGGCATCTCGCCTTACTGGCAGTCGATCGTCAGTGGCGGGATCGTCGTGCTGGCCATTTCCTTCGATTCACTGGCGCGGCGCTACATCCATCGCGATGCGTAG
- a CDS encoding helix-turn-helix domain-containing protein — protein MLRSPRFLSSAPATTPALQAGLEASWRRCQHDYNLDPATPALPDMLSGAELRQCCQQMGRMLHFAGPEMDRVHAAVEPVGYTVMLSSAGGVVVAHRTGADMQRGCRRWQLWPGALWHERSAGTNGIGTCLAEHRGVSVHRNQHWRSRLHGLSCIAMPVYDAAGRLAGAINASTFRSVGDSTNGMLIATCLLQAARQIEQACFMDRYRNHTIMILGMAEGPSVPMLALDPERRVVGATHAARQHMGIAPAQDVSLCLLNDTSPPTTPLRDAQIMAIDTALASARGKVAVAARMLGISRSTLHRKIRSLTGAPATKRA, from the coding sequence ATGTTGCGTAGTCCACGTTTCCTGTCTTCCGCCCCTGCCACCACGCCCGCACTCCAGGCCGGGCTGGAAGCCTCATGGCGGCGATGCCAACATGACTACAACCTTGACCCCGCGACACCCGCGCTGCCCGATATGCTGTCGGGCGCCGAACTGCGCCAGTGCTGCCAGCAGATGGGCCGGATGCTGCACTTCGCGGGGCCGGAAATGGACCGGGTGCACGCGGCGGTGGAACCCGTGGGGTATACCGTCATGCTGTCCAGCGCCGGTGGGGTCGTGGTTGCGCACAGAACGGGCGCGGACATGCAGCGCGGGTGCCGCCGCTGGCAGCTATGGCCCGGCGCCCTGTGGCATGAGCGCAGCGCGGGCACCAATGGCATTGGAACCTGCCTTGCCGAACATCGGGGCGTGAGCGTTCACCGCAACCAGCACTGGCGCAGCAGGCTGCACGGGCTGAGCTGCATCGCCATGCCGGTTTATGACGCGGCGGGCCGCCTTGCCGGAGCCATCAACGCCAGCACGTTCCGGTCCGTGGGCGACAGTACCAACGGCATGCTGATCGCGACCTGCCTGCTGCAGGCGGCCCGTCAGATCGAACAGGCGTGTTTCATGGATCGGTACCGCAATCATACCATCATGATCCTGGGCATGGCGGAGGGTCCGTCCGTACCCATGCTGGCGCTCGATCCGGAACGCCGGGTGGTGGGGGCGACCCATGCCGCCCGGCAGCATATGGGCATTGCCCCCGCGCAGGACGTAAGCCTGTGCCTGCTGAACGATACCTCGCCCCCCACCACGCCATTGCGTGACGCGCAGATCATGGCGATCGACACGGCGCTGGCCAGCGCACGCGGCAAGGTGGCGGTGGCGGCGCGGATGCTGGGCATCAGCCGCTCCACCCTGCACCGCAAGATACGCAGCCTGACCGGCGCGCCCGCCACGAAACGCGCCTGA
- a CDS encoding acetoin dehydrogenase dihydrolipoyllysine-residue acetyltransferase subunit — MAQDITPITMPKFGLAMTEGKIAGWMVAPDTDIKTGDELVDIETSKITNTFESPVTGRLRRQVAANGETLPVGALIGVVADAAVSDADIDAFISRFQADFAATAGEAGTDAPVDEPVMVTVGSHTLRVHDRGTGEETPLVLIHGFGGDLKNWMLNHAALAQGRRVIAFDLPGHGGSSKDVGPGTLAFFAEVTAQLLAHLKLGRVHVLGHSLGGGIALTLAQMAPQSVASLTLIAPAGLGAQINMEFINGFIEADRVRTLQDVLKYLVHDKSLIGRRMADDVLRYKRLDGAEAALRTISAACFPNGRQGDDLRPVVEAADLPITLIWGHEDEILPVTGADGLPARIVRHILPDIGHMPQLEAASKVNTLVADFIKSPDLVKTP; from the coding sequence ATGGCCCAGGACATCACCCCCATTACCATGCCCAAATTCGGCCTGGCCATGACGGAAGGCAAGATTGCCGGCTGGATGGTCGCGCCGGATACGGACATAAAGACCGGCGATGAACTGGTTGATATCGAGACCAGCAAGATCACCAATACCTTCGAAAGCCCCGTGACCGGCAGGCTGCGCCGGCAGGTCGCGGCGAATGGTGAGACGCTGCCCGTCGGTGCACTGATCGGCGTGGTCGCGGATGCGGCGGTCAGCGATGCGGACATTGATGCGTTCATCAGCCGTTTCCAGGCGGATTTCGCCGCCACCGCGGGCGAGGCGGGCACGGACGCCCCGGTGGATGAGCCGGTCATGGTGACGGTGGGCAGTCATACCCTGCGCGTGCATGACCGGGGCACGGGGGAGGAGACGCCTCTCGTGCTCATTCACGGCTTTGGCGGCGACCTGAAGAACTGGATGCTCAACCACGCCGCACTGGCACAGGGGCGGCGCGTCATCGCCTTCGACCTGCCGGGGCATGGTGGTTCATCCAAGGATGTCGGGCCGGGCACGCTGGCTTTCTTCGCGGAGGTCACGGCACAGTTGCTGGCCCATCTCAAGCTGGGGCGCGTGCATGTTCTCGGTCATTCGCTGGGGGGCGGCATCGCGCTGACACTGGCGCAGATGGCGCCGCAGAGCGTGGCCTCGCTTACGCTCATCGCCCCGGCCGGGCTGGGGGCGCAGATCAACATGGAATTCATCAACGGCTTTATCGAGGCCGACCGTGTGCGTACGTTGCAGGATGTCCTGAAATATCTGGTACATGACAAATCCCTCATCGGGCGGCGCATGGCGGATGATGTGTTGCGTTACAAACGCCTTGACGGGGCGGAGGCGGCCCTGCGCACCATCTCGGCCGCGTGCTTTCCCAATGGCAGGCAGGGGGATGACCTGCGCCCGGTCGTGGAGGCCGCCGATCTGCCCATAACCCTGATATGGGGTCACGAAGATGAAATCCTGCCCGTCACCGGGGCGGATGGCCTGCCCGCACGTATTGTGCGGCACATCCTGCCCGACATCGGGCATATGCCGCAACTGGAAGCCGCCAGCAAGGTCAACACGCTTGTTGCCGACTTCATCAAAAGCCCCGACCTTGTAAAAACACCCTGA
- the xylB gene encoding xylulokinase, protein MFVGIDLGTSALKAVLVDDSQQVVGSHAYPLRVSSPHPGWNEQAPQDWWTGLLAAMDALAHAHPREMAAVRGIGLSGQQHGAVLLGRNGDVLRPCILWNDVRAAAQCHVFEHRFPQSRQVCGNMAMPGFTAPKLIWVAQNEPDVFRATHHVLLPKAWLRYRMTGEMIEDMSDASGSLWLDVGGRQWSDAALAATELTRDAMPALVEGTARAGTLHTALAGRWGMAARPVLAGSAGDNAAGAVGLGAVGAGSSFLSLGTSGVLWVTTDRFRPHPQGGIHAFCHAVPGMWHQMGVTLSAASALAWWARTTGMSEQALLAELPERIARPSPVIFLPYLSGERTPHNDGTIRGVFAGLSHGATRADMTQAVLEGVAFSFRDIVDVLAEAGSILTGADVIGGGSNSRVWVSILASVTGLSLHRLAHGEQGGAFGAARLARIAVTGETVESVCQPQRREETLDPDPELGAAYAATLARYRALYPAIRGAMETCPA, encoded by the coding sequence ATGTTTGTCGGAATCGATCTGGGCACTTCGGCCCTGAAAGCCGTTCTGGTGGATGACAGCCAGCAGGTTGTCGGTAGCCACGCCTATCCATTACGTGTCAGTTCCCCGCATCCCGGCTGGAACGAGCAGGCGCCGCAGGACTGGTGGACCGGCCTGCTGGCCGCGATGGACGCCCTTGCCCATGCCCACCCGCGTGAAATGGCGGCGGTCAGGGGCATCGGCCTGTCCGGTCAGCAGCATGGCGCGGTCCTGCTGGGGCGGAATGGGGATGTGCTGCGTCCCTGCATCCTGTGGAACGACGTGCGCGCCGCCGCGCAGTGCCATGTGTTTGAACACAGGTTTCCCCAAAGCAGGCAGGTCTGTGGCAACATGGCCATGCCGGGTTTCACCGCCCCCAAGCTGATATGGGTGGCGCAGAACGAGCCGGATGTTTTCCGCGCCACCCACCATGTTCTCCTGCCCAAGGCGTGGCTGCGCTACCGTATGACGGGCGAAATGATCGAGGACATGTCCGACGCCTCCGGCTCCCTGTGGCTTGATGTGGGGGGACGGCAGTGGTCGGATGCGGCGCTGGCGGCAACGGAACTTACCCGTGACGCCATGCCCGCGCTGGTGGAGGGGACGGCGCGCGCGGGCACGCTCCATACCGCCCTGGCCGGGCGGTGGGGCATGGCGGCGCGTCCGGTCCTGGCGGGAAGTGCCGGGGATAACGCCGCCGGTGCGGTGGGGCTGGGTGCGGTCGGGGCCGGGTCGTCCTTCCTTTCGCTGGGAACTTCGGGGGTACTGTGGGTGACGACGGATCGCTTCCGCCCGCATCCGCAGGGGGGCATCCACGCATTCTGTCACGCCGTGCCCGGAATGTGGCATCAGATGGGGGTAACGCTTTCCGCTGCCTCCGCCCTCGCATGGTGGGCGCGGACGACCGGCATGAGCGAGCAGGCGCTGCTGGCGGAACTGCCGGAACGGATTGCACGGCCTTCGCCTGTCATTTTCCTGCCCTACCTTTCGGGTGAGCGCACACCGCATAATGACGGCACGATCCGTGGGGTTTTTGCCGGCCTGTCGCATGGCGCCACCCGTGCCGACATGACGCAGGCGGTGCTGGAAGGGGTCGCGTTCTCGTTCCGGGACATTGTGGATGTGCTGGCCGAGGCAGGCTCCATCCTGACCGGGGCGGATGTAATCGGCGGCGGTTCCAACAGTCGTGTCTGGGTGTCCATTCTGGCCAGTGTCACGGGGCTGTCGCTGCACCGGCTGGCCCATGGGGAGCAGGGCGGGGCGTTTGGCGCGGCCCGCCTTGCGCGCATCGCCGTAACGGGGGAGACGGTGGAGAGCGTCTGCCAGCCGCAGCGGCGCGAGGAAACACTGGATCCCGACCCGGAGCTTGGCGCGGCCTATGCCGCCACGCTGGCGCGTTACCGTGCGCTCTACCCCGCCATTCGGGGCGCGATGGAGACCTGTCCGGCCTGA
- a CDS encoding sugar ABC transporter ATP-binding protein codes for MAVLQVESLRKAYPGVVALDHIDLTLEAGKVHILAGENGAGKSTLIKVLTGLVTPDQGRVLIGGHDALADRSLFSRVAYVPQELNLFASMSVAENMFMPFARSGFGSMMLPKKAMQAAARRLMTRFGMHARPDQAVGRISVPDQQLLQIARAASREEFRVLILDEPTSSLTSSETDHLFTILRTLRDEGCAIVFVSHRMEEIFVLGDTVTVLRNGRSVGTYPMADMGEQELIRLMSGNTVHLEERFQPRAIACAEDETILKVEHMSGPGFTDASFTLRRGEILGFAGLVGAGRSELMQTMFGYHRATAGRCVVHGREIPRGRPDGAVGLGMLYLPEERRHHGIFPLLSVRENIGISVLGRIMRGGVIPSGRERRVVADTVEQFDVRTSSVEKKIMYLSGGNQQKAIIGRAMACHPRVLIFDEPTKGIDIGTKFQIYRIMRQLAEDGVGIILVSSEMAELQRCATRIITMHAGRITGSFDQATTDINTLVGAIIGAPEVRHVA; via the coding sequence ATGGCAGTTCTTCAGGTTGAATCCCTGCGCAAGGCCTATCCCGGCGTTGTCGCGCTCGATCATATCGACCTGACGCTCGAAGCGGGGAAGGTCCATATCCTCGCAGGGGAAAACGGGGCGGGAAAGTCCACGCTGATCAAGGTGCTGACCGGGCTGGTCACCCCCGACCAAGGCCGTGTGCTGATCGGGGGGCATGATGCGCTGGCTGATCGCAGCCTGTTTTCGCGCGTGGCGTATGTGCCGCAGGAACTGAACCTGTTTGCATCCATGAGCGTGGCGGAAAACATGTTCATGCCGTTCGCGCGCTCCGGCTTCGGTAGCATGATGCTGCCGAAAAAGGCGATGCAGGCCGCCGCGCGCAGGCTCATGACCCGCTTTGGCATGCATGCCCGTCCCGACCAGGCGGTCGGGCGTATAAGCGTGCCCGACCAGCAGTTGCTCCAGATCGCGCGCGCCGCCAGCCGGGAGGAATTCCGCGTGCTGATCCTGGATGAACCCACATCCTCGCTCACCTCCAGCGAAACGGACCACCTGTTCACCATCCTGCGCACGCTACGTGATGAAGGATGCGCGATCGTGTTCGTCTCCCACCGGATGGAGGAAATATTTGTGCTGGGCGATACCGTGACCGTCCTGCGCAATGGCCGCAGCGTGGGCACGTACCCCATGGCGGATATGGGGGAGCAGGAACTGATCCGCCTCATGTCCGGCAACACCGTACATCTGGAGGAGCGTTTCCAGCCACGCGCGATCGCGTGCGCGGAGGATGAGACGATCCTGAAAGTGGAGCATATGAGCGGCCCCGGCTTCACCGATGCGTCCTTCACGCTGCGGCGCGGCGAGATACTGGGCTTTGCCGGTCTGGTCGGCGCGGGGCGTTCGGAACTCATGCAGACCATGTTCGGCTACCACCGCGCCACGGCGGGGCGGTGCGTCGTGCATGGGCGCGAAATTCCCCGTGGCCGGCCGGACGGTGCGGTGGGTCTGGGCATGCTCTACCTGCCCGAGGAGCGCCGGCACCACGGTATCTTCCCGCTGCTGAGCGTGCGCGAGAACATTGGCATTTCCGTCCTGGGCCGGATCATGCGTGGCGGCGTCATTCCATCGGGTCGGGAGCGGCGCGTGGTGGCGGATACGGTCGAACAGTTCGATGTGCGTACATCCTCGGTGGAAAAGAAGATCATGTACCTGTCGGGCGGCAACCAGCAGAAGGCGATCATCGGCCGCGCCATGGCCTGCCATCCGCGCGTGCTGATCTTTGATGAACCGACCAAGGGCATCGACATCGGCACCAAATTCCAGATCTACCGCATCATGCGGCAACTGGCCGAGGACGGGGTGGGGATCATCCTCGTCTCATCCGAAATGGCGGAGCTGCAACGCTGCGCCACCCGCATCATCACCATGCATGCGGGCCGGATCACCGGCTCGTTCGATCAGGCCACGACCGACATCAACACACTTGTAGGCGCGATCATCGGCGCGCCGGAGGTTCGTCATGTCGCTTGA